A genomic region of Nitrospinota bacterium contains the following coding sequences:
- a CDS encoding cobalamin B12-binding domain-containing protein — MPDALIVIPRVDKRHSTPGIVALSSILPVIGVEYIKLYAREKGKREIRVFYEDLEEKETIYELIDKAGGETVIGVHITSLSYENSVRIMEYAHARGLRVVVGGPHAQISWKLILQYRPYAICVPSYGEVAMLALIEGKPLSDVPGIIYLENGAIHKNPAEPVNYEELPLINGLIDHEPFFRKWQGAKKIYKQNDSRGYVSVRGIKGCAKPKPCTFCTVERMETYDPVKRAERISAERFDATARFGGNIFIRECNDDLPNRECLLALKALTPADYKTPIYNNARINELLRDGLPELVRGAGYTDLLLGLESLSEPGLKYTGKSLNSLRDLHRLLKKTESTGLNFYISCIMGWPGETRETYSQIERNIEALLEYKHVVSVGLGFLILYPYTHLFNLLMDDPVYGRKHFGRPDADILDYFGLFSDWLNKFANGLSYDFLDDFMQNMTARHKQVIYLSGFAV; from the coding sequence ATGCCTGACGCGTTGATTGTCATTCCGAGAGTGGACAAACGGCACAGCACGCCGGGCATCGTGGCGTTGTCCTCCATCCTGCCGGTGATCGGCGTGGAATATATCAAGCTGTACGCGCGGGAAAAGGGGAAGCGCGAAATCAGGGTGTTCTACGAGGACCTGGAGGAAAAGGAAACAATATATGAATTGATAGACAAGGCCGGCGGGGAAACGGTCATCGGGGTGCATATCACCTCGCTGTCGTACGAAAACTCCGTGCGGATCATGGAGTACGCCCACGCAAGAGGTCTTCGGGTTGTGGTGGGGGGGCCGCACGCCCAGATAAGCTGGAAGCTGATCCTGCAATACCGCCCTTACGCCATATGCGTCCCCTCCTATGGGGAAGTGGCCATGCTCGCGCTCATCGAGGGCAAGCCCCTTTCGGACGTGCCGGGAATCATCTATCTGGAGAATGGCGCGATCCATAAAAATCCGGCGGAGCCGGTCAATTATGAGGAACTGCCGTTGATAAACGGGCTTATAGACCACGAGCCGTTCTTCCGCAAGTGGCAGGGGGCGAAAAAGATATACAAGCAGAACGATTCCAGGGGATACGTGAGCGTGAGGGGGATCAAGGGATGCGCCAAGCCCAAGCCGTGCACGTTCTGCACCGTTGAAAGGATGGAGACGTACGATCCGGTGAAAAGGGCCGAGCGCATTTCGGCGGAGCGATTTGACGCCACGGCGCGGTTCGGCGGCAACATCTTCATTCGCGAATGCAACGACGACCTGCCCAACAGGGAATGCCTGCTCGCGCTCAAGGCCCTCACCCCCGCCGACTACAAAACACCCATCTACAATAACGCGAGGATAAACGAACTTCTGCGGGACGGCCTGCCGGAGCTTGTGCGGGGCGCGGGGTACACCGACCTGCTATTGGGGCTCGAATCGCTTTCCGAGCCGGGATTAAAGTACACCGGCAAATCGCTCAACTCCCTGCGGGACCTGCACAGGCTGCTCAAGAAGACCGAGTCCACCGGGCTGAATTTTTACATATCCTGCATCATGGGGTGGCCGGGGGAGACCCGTGAAACATACTCGCAAATAGAGCGGAACATCGAGGCGCTGCTTGAGTACAAGCATGTGGTAAGCGTTGGGCTGGGGTTCCTGATACTTTACCCGTACACGCACCTGTTCAACCTTCTCATGGACGATCCTGTTTACGGCAGAAAGCATTTCGGCAGGCCGGACGCCGACATCCTGGACTATTTCGGGCTGTTCTCCGACTGGTTAAACAAGTTCGCAAACGGGCTTAGCTACGATTTCCTGGACGATTTCATGCAAAACATGACGGCAAGGCACAAGCAGGTGATCTACCTGTCCGGCTTTGCCGTATGA